In the Corynebacterium suedekumii genome, one interval contains:
- a CDS encoding YbjN domain-containing protein yields the protein MTNPPSSPIPDTPVAPVTPERLAELLEAEGLQYRLESAPVPDGEASTVVVRTGFINAAIAFSLDGDRLICDSMWRGEVTKADAPKVLGIVSEWNQSQYMPTLRFFESSVGEGHLTISAHRQVNTAEGLSRNQIGAFVMSSLDGVLRAYDWVEKQLPELVTWEDPHNEQ from the coding sequence GTGACTAATCCACCATCCTCCCCCATTCCCGACACCCCGGTCGCCCCGGTGACCCCGGAGCGGCTGGCCGAGCTGCTGGAGGCCGAGGGCCTGCAGTACCGCCTGGAGTCCGCCCCCGTCCCCGACGGTGAGGCGTCCACCGTCGTGGTCCGTACCGGTTTCATCAACGCCGCCATCGCCTTCAGCCTCGACGGCGACCGCCTCATCTGCGACTCGATGTGGCGCGGCGAGGTGACCAAGGCCGACGCGCCGAAGGTTCTCGGCATCGTCTCCGAGTGGAACCAGTCCCAGTACATGCCGACGCTGCGCTTCTTCGAGTCCTCCGTCGGCGAAGGGCACCTCACCATCAGTGCCCACCGGCAGGTCAACACCGCCGAGGGCCTGAGCCGCAACCAGATCGGCGCCTTCGTCATGTCCTCCCTCGACGGCGTCCTGCGCGCCTACGACTGGGTGGAGAAGCAGCTGCCGGAACTCGTCACCTGGGAGGATCCCCACAATGAGCAGTAA
- a CDS encoding dihydroorotase, producing MTYPATGPLAPAEQGTLKLVDVRPYGEGEPVTVRIEDGVIVSLDADPDADADRVIEGHGHVLLPGLVDMHVHLREPGREDTETIITGSQAAAKGGFTAVFTMANTAPVMDQPVIAESVWLKGQHAGICDVHPVGSITKGLAGKELTEFGMMTTSQAKVRMFSDDGKCVDDPQLMRRALEYAKGQGVLLAQHAEEPRLTEGAVAHEGETAAKLGLRGWPRAAEESIVARDALLARDYGNRVHICHASTTGTVELVAWAKGQGIPLTAEVTPHHLLLTDEKLHTYDGTYRVNPPLREEHDTLALRKALLDGTIDCVATDHAPHGSEDKCCEFEHARPGMLGLETSLAVIADLFIATGEADWRWVAKVMSERPAEIVQLPDHGRPIAEGEPANLTIVDPGATWTAHGADMASKAENTPYEGMDFGAKVTTTILRGRVTCADGVPAEPRENN from the coding sequence ATGACCTATCCCGCCACCGGTCCGCTCGCCCCGGCCGAACAGGGCACCCTCAAGCTTGTCGACGTCCGCCCCTACGGCGAGGGTGAGCCCGTCACCGTCCGCATCGAGGACGGCGTCATCGTCTCCCTCGACGCCGACCCGGACGCCGACGCCGACCGGGTCATCGAGGGCCACGGCCACGTCCTCCTCCCGGGCCTGGTGGACATGCACGTCCACCTGCGTGAACCCGGCCGAGAGGACACCGAGACCATCATCACCGGTTCCCAGGCCGCCGCCAAGGGCGGGTTCACCGCCGTGTTCACCATGGCGAACACCGCGCCGGTCATGGACCAGCCGGTCATCGCCGAGTCGGTGTGGCTCAAGGGCCAGCACGCCGGCATCTGCGACGTCCACCCGGTCGGTTCCATCACCAAGGGCCTGGCCGGCAAGGAGCTCACCGAGTTCGGCATGATGACCACCTCCCAGGCGAAGGTGCGGATGTTCTCCGACGACGGCAAGTGCGTCGACGACCCGCAGCTGATGCGCCGCGCCCTCGAGTACGCCAAGGGGCAGGGCGTGCTGCTGGCCCAGCATGCCGAGGAGCCCCGGCTGACGGAAGGCGCGGTCGCCCACGAAGGGGAGACCGCCGCCAAGCTCGGCCTGCGCGGCTGGCCGCGCGCCGCCGAGGAGTCCATCGTCGCCCGGGACGCCCTGCTCGCCCGCGACTACGGCAACCGCGTCCACATCTGCCACGCCTCGACCACCGGCACCGTCGAACTCGTCGCCTGGGCCAAGGGGCAGGGCATCCCGCTGACCGCCGAGGTCACCCCGCACCACCTGCTGCTCACCGACGAGAAGCTGCACACCTACGACGGCACCTACCGCGTCAACCCGCCGCTGCGGGAGGAGCACGACACCCTCGCCCTGCGGAAGGCGCTGCTCGACGGGACCATCGACTGCGTGGCCACCGACCATGCCCCGCACGGTTCGGAGGACAAGTGCTGCGAGTTCGAGCACGCCCGCCCCGGCATGCTCGGCCTGGAGACCTCCCTGGCGGTCATCGCCGACCTGTTCATCGCCACCGGGGAGGCCGACTGGCGATGGGTGGCCAAGGTGATGAGCGAGCGCCCCGCCGAGATCGTGCAGCTGCCCGACCACGGCCGACCCATCGCCGAGGGGGAGCCGGCCAACCTCACCATCGTCGATCCCGGGGCCACCTGGACCGCCCACGGCGCCGACATGGCGTCCAAGGCCGAGAACACCCCGTACGAGGGCATGGACTTCGGTGCGAAGGTGACCACCACCATCCTGCGGGGCCGGGTGACCTGCGCCGACGGCGTGCCGGCCGAGCCGCGTGAGAACAACTAG
- the nusB gene encoding transcription antitermination factor NusB, translating into MTDTPNEAADEQNWRRHGSRYRARRRAVDILFEAEARDLDPVAVVEDRVQLSRQADSAVAPVADYTRQIVAGAAEELDTIDEAIERYLAETWELDRLPAVDRAILRVAVWEILFNPEVDSPVAVVEGVELASQYGNDVAAPYIHAVLDDVAQSTSDLHPLATAEADADAVAEPIADSESDPEFTPEDPTVDAEPRPASAADPGPGPSRTTEDPDIS; encoded by the coding sequence GTGACTGACACCCCCAACGAGGCGGCCGACGAGCAGAACTGGCGCCGCCACGGATCGCGCTACCGCGCCCGCCGACGCGCCGTGGACATCCTCTTCGAGGCCGAGGCCCGGGACCTGGATCCCGTCGCCGTGGTCGAGGACCGCGTGCAGCTGTCCCGCCAGGCCGATTCCGCCGTCGCCCCGGTCGCCGACTACACCCGGCAGATCGTCGCCGGTGCCGCCGAGGAACTGGACACCATCGACGAAGCCATCGAGCGCTACCTGGCGGAGACCTGGGAGCTGGACCGCCTGCCCGCCGTCGACCGCGCCATTCTGCGCGTCGCCGTGTGGGAGATCCTGTTCAACCCGGAGGTTGACTCACCCGTCGCCGTGGTCGAGGGCGTCGAGCTGGCGTCCCAGTACGGCAACGACGTCGCCGCCCCCTACATCCACGCGGTGCTCGACGATGTCGCCCAGTCCACCTCGGACCTCCATCCGCTGGCCACGGCGGAGGCTGACGCCGACGCCGTCGCCGAGCCGATCGCGGACTCCGAGTCCGACCCGGAGTTCACCCCGGAGGACCCGACCGTCGACGCCGAGCCGCGTCCGGCCTCCGCAGCCGATCCCGGCCCCGGCCCGTCCCGCACCACCGAGGATCCGGACATCTCCTGA
- the carA gene encoding glutamine-hydrolyzing carbamoyl-phosphate synthase small subunit produces the protein MNNMQIAQSTPAKGDAVTSSTPARIPAVLVLADGRTFRGYNFGARRTTLGEAVFTTAMTGYQETMTDPSYHRQIVVTTAPQIGNTGWNDEDNESRTGDIWVAGLVIRDLAHRVSNWRAQRTLPEEMEKQDVVGIRGVDTRALVRHLRDNGSLAAGIFTGEDAQRPVEELVAEVTAQPSMKGADLSAEVSTDEPYEVPAVGDTRYTVVAYDLGIKTATPGHFAQRGIRTVVVPANTPVEKIREYRPDGVFLSNGPGDPATADEMVEITRQVIEAGIPLFGICFGNQILGRALGLDTYKLKFGHRGINVPVINKVTGKIDITSQNHGFALRAPEGESFDTDFGPARVTHRCLNDDTVEGVALDNGKAFSVQYHPESAAGPHDANPLFDQFISLMDEYRAANAAK, from the coding sequence ATGAATAACATGCAGATTGCTCAGTCGACCCCCGCGAAAGGTGACGCAGTGACGTCCTCCACCCCCGCCCGCATCCCGGCCGTGCTCGTCCTCGCCGACGGCCGCACCTTCCGCGGCTACAACTTCGGCGCCCGGCGCACCACCCTCGGCGAGGCGGTGTTCACCACCGCCATGACCGGCTACCAGGAGACCATGACGGACCCCTCCTACCACCGGCAGATCGTGGTCACCACCGCGCCGCAGATCGGCAACACCGGCTGGAACGACGAGGACAACGAGTCCCGCACCGGCGACATCTGGGTCGCCGGCCTGGTCATCCGTGACCTCGCGCACCGCGTGTCCAACTGGCGGGCGCAGCGCACCCTGCCCGAGGAGATGGAGAAGCAGGACGTGGTGGGCATCCGCGGCGTCGATACGCGCGCCCTGGTGCGGCACCTCCGGGACAACGGCTCCCTGGCCGCCGGCATCTTCACCGGTGAGGACGCGCAGCGTCCGGTCGAGGAGCTCGTCGCCGAGGTCACCGCGCAGCCGTCCATGAAGGGCGCGGACCTGTCCGCCGAGGTCTCCACCGACGAGCCCTACGAGGTGCCCGCCGTCGGGGACACCCGGTACACCGTCGTCGCCTACGACCTCGGCATCAAGACCGCCACCCCGGGCCACTTCGCCCAGCGCGGCATCCGCACCGTCGTCGTGCCCGCCAACACCCCCGTGGAGAAGATCCGGGAGTACCGCCCGGACGGGGTGTTCCTCTCCAACGGCCCCGGCGACCCCGCCACCGCCGACGAGATGGTGGAGATCACCCGCCAGGTCATCGAGGCCGGCATCCCGCTGTTCGGCATCTGCTTCGGTAACCAGATCCTCGGCCGCGCCCTCGGACTGGACACCTACAAGCTCAAGTTCGGCCACCGCGGCATCAACGTCCCCGTGATCAACAAGGTCACCGGCAAGATCGACATCACCTCCCAGAACCACGGCTTCGCCCTCCGGGCACCCGAGGGGGAGAGCTTCGACACCGACTTCGGCCCTGCCCGGGTCACCCACCGCTGCCTCAACGACGACACCGTCGAAGGCGTGGCCCTGGACAACGGCAAGGCCTTCTCCGTCCAGTACCACCCCGAGTCCGCCGCCGGCCCCCACGACGCGAACCCGCTGTTCGACCAGTTCATCTCCCTGATGGACGAGTACCGCGCCGCGAACGCCGCCAAGTAA
- a CDS encoding PPK2 family polyphosphate kinase, producing the protein MDKFTMDEAFQHRVGPDFSLADVDPGSTPGFEWDKKDWEREFHEHDDELDELQEKLFANGRAKVPGTGAVLLVLQGMDTSGKGGVVRHVFRAFDPQALKIAAFGAPTAEERKHDFLWRVRPQEPEIGQIAVFDRSHYEDVLIQRVRQMAPPEEIERRYGAIVDFEKEMADRNVRIIKVMLHISREFQAENLLERLEDPEKHWKYNPGDIDERMLWDEYQEAYEIAMTRTSTDHAPWYCIPGDNKKYARMAVKYLVLDALRSLDLTWPPADVDVEAEKERLANS; encoded by the coding sequence ATGGACAAATTCACCATGGATGAGGCATTCCAGCACCGGGTCGGCCCCGACTTCTCACTCGCCGACGTCGACCCGGGTTCCACGCCCGGTTTCGAATGGGACAAGAAGGACTGGGAGCGTGAGTTCCACGAGCACGACGACGAACTCGATGAGCTCCAGGAGAAGCTCTTCGCCAACGGCCGCGCCAAGGTGCCCGGCACCGGCGCGGTGCTCCTGGTCCTGCAGGGCATGGACACCTCCGGTAAGGGTGGCGTCGTCCGCCACGTGTTCCGTGCCTTCGACCCGCAGGCCCTGAAGATCGCCGCCTTCGGCGCGCCGACCGCGGAGGAACGCAAGCACGACTTCCTCTGGCGGGTTCGCCCGCAGGAGCCGGAGATCGGCCAGATCGCGGTGTTCGACCGCTCCCACTACGAGGACGTCCTCATCCAGCGCGTGCGCCAGATGGCCCCGCCGGAGGAGATCGAACGCCGCTACGGCGCCATCGTCGACTTTGAGAAGGAGATGGCGGACCGCAATGTCCGCATCATCAAGGTGATGCTGCACATCTCCCGGGAGTTCCAGGCGGAGAATCTACTCGAGCGGCTCGAGGACCCGGAGAAGCACTGGAAGTACAACCCCGGCGACATCGACGAGCGGATGCTCTGGGACGAGTACCAGGAGGCGTACGAGATCGCGATGACGCGGACCTCCACTGATCACGCGCCCTGGTACTGCATCCCGGGCGACAACAAGAAGTACGCCCGCATGGCGGTCAAGTACCTCGTGCTCGACGCCCTGCGCTCCCTCGACCTGACGTGGCCGCCGGCCGACGTCGATGTCGAGGCCGAGAAGGAGCGTCTGGCGAACTCCTAG
- the aroQ gene encoding type II 3-dehydroquinate dehydratase, whose amino-acid sequence MKVLVLNGPNLNRLGRRQPEVYGSTTLADVEKLIAERAVTLGVEVECRQSNHEGDLLDWAHEAADHGWAVIINPGGFTHTSVALRDALAEVADGAGFVEVHISNVHAREEFRQHSYLSPIARGVIAGLGVTGYLLALEYLAEHPAP is encoded by the coding sequence ATGAAGGTCCTGGTCCTCAACGGCCCCAACCTCAACCGCCTGGGGCGACGCCAGCCGGAGGTGTACGGATCGACGACGCTCGCGGACGTGGAGAAGCTCATCGCGGAGCGGGCCGTGACGCTCGGCGTCGAGGTGGAGTGCCGTCAGTCCAACCACGAGGGTGACCTGCTCGACTGGGCGCACGAGGCGGCCGACCACGGCTGGGCCGTGATCATCAACCCCGGTGGCTTCACCCACACCTCCGTCGCCCTGCGTGACGCGCTGGCCGAGGTCGCCGACGGCGCCGGCTTCGTCGAGGTCCACATCTCCAACGTCCACGCCCGGGAGGAGTTCCGGCAGCACAGCTACCTCTCACCGATCGCCCGCGGCGTCATCGCCGGGCTCGGCGTGACCGGCTACCTCCTCGCACTGGAGTATCTCGCCGAGCATCCGGCCCCGTAG
- a CDS encoding aspartate carbamoyltransferase catalytic subunit yields the protein MKHLLSISDLDRDEIIGLMDEADRFREALEGREIKKLPTLRGRTIYTLFYENSTRTRSSFETAGKWMSADVINLSASTSSVKKGESLKDTALTLASIGADAIIMRHPSSGAAQLVADWVAPGGVGPSVINAGDGTHQHPTQALLDAVTMRQRIGDVAGRKILIVGDVLHSRVVRSNVDLLSTLGAEVVLVAPPTLLPHGVEQWPVRTTQDFDAEIADADVVMMLRVQAERMQGGFFPSHREYATFFGLSKARAARMKKDAIIMHPGPMLRGMEINYAVADYDTTAILQQVNNGVHLRMAVLFTLLVGDSAEAGY from the coding sequence ATGAAACACCTGCTGTCCATCTCCGACCTCGACCGGGACGAGATCATCGGCCTCATGGACGAGGCTGACCGGTTCCGCGAGGCGCTCGAGGGCCGGGAGATCAAGAAGCTGCCCACCCTGCGGGGCCGGACGATCTACACCCTGTTCTACGAGAACTCCACCCGCACCCGCTCCTCCTTCGAGACGGCCGGCAAGTGGATGAGCGCCGACGTGATCAACCTCTCGGCGTCGACCTCGTCGGTGAAGAAGGGCGAGTCCCTCAAGGACACCGCCCTGACGCTGGCCTCCATCGGCGCGGACGCCATCATCATGCGCCACCCCTCCTCGGGGGCCGCGCAGCTCGTCGCGGACTGGGTCGCCCCCGGCGGGGTCGGCCCGAGCGTGATCAACGCCGGTGACGGCACCCACCAGCACCCCACCCAGGCCCTGCTCGACGCGGTGACCATGCGTCAGCGCATCGGGGATGTGGCGGGGCGGAAGATCCTCATCGTCGGCGACGTCCTCCACTCCCGGGTCGTGCGCTCCAACGTGGACCTGCTGTCCACCCTCGGCGCCGAGGTCGTGCTCGTCGCCCCGCCGACGCTGCTGCCGCACGGTGTGGAGCAGTGGCCGGTGCGCACCACCCAGGACTTCGACGCCGAGATCGCCGACGCCGACGTGGTGATGATGCTGCGCGTCCAGGCCGAGCGCATGCAGGGCGGGTTCTTCCCCTCCCACCGCGAGTACGCCACCTTCTTCGGCCTGTCCAAGGCCCGCGCCGCGCGGATGAAGAAGGACGCGATCATCATGCACCCGGGCCCGATGCTGCGCGGCATGGAGATCAACTACGCCGTCGCCGACTATGACACCACCGCCATCCTCCAGCAGGTCAACAACGGTGTTCACCTGCGTATGGCCGTCCTGTTCACCCTGCTCGTCGGCGACAGCGCCGAGGCCGGATACTAA
- a CDS encoding aminopeptidase P family protein: protein MAYADTRFATRRRALSAKLAGMRIDEMLVTNLIHVRYLSGFSGSNAALVLAKDLTATICTDGRYTTQIAEEVPDIEAVIDRPSAEALLARIEGPRRVGFEADYVSVAQLEKLQAACQEDVTLVPVTGIIEDIRLTKDNTERIRLTEVAELACEAFEQLIDAGELAVGRSERDVAADLEYRMRRLGAERPSFDTIVASGENSAKPHHSAGDRIIHRGDLVIVDFGAHSRGFNSDMTRTVVMGEADEFSREIYDIVLRAQLAGVEAATPGTTLVDVDAAARAVIEDAGYGDYFVHSTGHGIGLEVHEAPSASKIGEGELREHMTLTIEPGIYVPGRGGVRIEDTVLITAGPAHIITPVKKDLLVV from the coding sequence ATGGCCTACGCGGATACCCGTTTCGCCACCCGTCGCCGAGCACTGTCAGCCAAGCTCGCCGGCATGCGCATCGACGAGATGCTGGTGACCAACCTCATCCACGTGCGCTACCTCTCCGGGTTCTCCGGCTCCAACGCCGCCCTCGTCCTGGCCAAGGACCTCACCGCGACGATCTGCACTGACGGGCGCTACACCACCCAGATCGCCGAGGAGGTCCCGGACATTGAGGCGGTCATCGACCGGCCCAGCGCCGAGGCCCTGCTCGCGCGCATCGAGGGCCCGCGTCGCGTCGGCTTCGAGGCCGACTACGTCTCCGTCGCCCAGCTGGAGAAGCTGCAGGCCGCCTGCCAGGAGGATGTCACCCTCGTGCCCGTCACCGGGATCATCGAGGACATCCGCCTGACCAAGGACAACACCGAACGCATCCGCCTCACCGAGGTCGCCGAGCTGGCGTGTGAGGCCTTCGAGCAGCTCATCGACGCCGGTGAGCTCGCCGTCGGCCGGTCCGAACGCGACGTCGCCGCCGACCTCGAGTACCGCATGCGCCGCCTCGGGGCGGAACGCCCCAGCTTCGACACCATCGTCGCCTCCGGCGAGAACTCCGCCAAGCCGCACCACTCCGCCGGTGACCGCATCATCCACCGCGGCGACCTGGTCATCGTCGACTTCGGTGCCCACTCCCGCGGCTTCAACTCGGACATGACCCGCACCGTCGTCATGGGCGAGGCCGACGAGTTCTCCCGCGAGATCTACGACATCGTCCTGCGCGCCCAGCTCGCCGGTGTCGAGGCCGCCACCCCGGGCACGACACTCGTCGACGTCGACGCCGCCGCCCGCGCGGTCATCGAGGACGCCGGCTACGGCGACTACTTCGTCCACTCCACCGGACACGGCATCGGGCTCGAGGTCCACGAGGCACCGTCGGCCTCGAAGATCGGGGAGGGGGAGCTGCGCGAACACATGACCCTGACCATCGAGCCGGGCATCTACGTCCCGGGCCGCGGCGGTGTGCGGATCGAGGACACCGTCCTCATCACCGCCGGGCCGGCCCACATAATCACCCCGGTCAAGAAGGACCTGCTCGTGGTGTAG
- the efp gene encoding elongation factor P — MASTADFKNGLVLKVDGKLQQIIEFQHVKPGKGPAFVRTKLKDVVSGKTIDKTWNAGVKVETATVDRRDMTYLYNDGSSYVVMDDKNYEQVELSPDKFGKAADFLLENMRVQVSFHEGEALFAELPVSVDLTISHTEPGLQGDRSSGGTKPATLETGAEIQVPLFLETGNVVKVDTRTGDYLSRVSN; from the coding sequence GTGGCATCCACCGCTGATTTCAAGAACGGTCTCGTGCTCAAGGTCGACGGCAAGCTCCAGCAGATCATCGAGTTCCAGCACGTGAAGCCGGGCAAGGGCCCCGCCTTCGTGCGCACCAAGCTCAAGGATGTCGTCTCCGGCAAGACCATCGACAAGACCTGGAACGCCGGCGTCAAGGTCGAGACCGCCACCGTGGACCGCCGCGACATGACCTACCTGTACAACGACGGCTCCTCCTACGTCGTCATGGACGACAAGAACTACGAGCAGGTCGAGCTGAGCCCGGACAAGTTCGGCAAGGCCGCCGACTTCCTCCTGGAGAACATGCGCGTCCAGGTCTCCTTCCACGAGGGCGAGGCACTGTTCGCCGAGCTCCCGGTCTCCGTTGACCTGACCATCTCCCACACCGAGCCCGGCCTGCAGGGCGACCGTTCCTCCGGTGGCACCAAGCCCGCCACCCTGGAGACCGGCGCCGAGATCCAGGTGCCGCTGTTCCTGGAGACCGGCAACGTGGTCAAGGTGGACACCCGCACCGGCGACTACCTCTCCCGCGTCTCCAACTAG
- the pyrR gene encoding bifunctional pyr operon transcriptional regulator/uracil phosphoribosyltransferase PyrR has translation MSEHTGGAGTVELLGSDDVARTVARIAHQIIEKTALDSPDATPVMLLGIPSGGVPLAQRLAAKIEEFSGVAVPVGALDITLYRDDLRRGPHRALKPTTIPAGGIDGVTVVLVDDVLYSGRTIRAALDALRDIGRPENIQLAVLVDRGHRQLPIRADYVGKNLPTSRAEDITVLLEAIDGRDAVELIHHEDTREENPR, from the coding sequence ATGAGTGAACACACCGGCGGCGCCGGCACCGTCGAGCTACTCGGCTCGGACGATGTCGCGCGGACCGTCGCACGCATCGCGCACCAGATCATCGAGAAGACGGCGCTGGATTCACCGGACGCCACCCCGGTCATGCTGCTGGGCATCCCGTCGGGGGGAGTGCCCCTGGCACAGCGGCTGGCGGCCAAGATCGAGGAGTTCTCCGGCGTGGCCGTGCCCGTCGGCGCCCTGGACATCACCCTCTACCGCGACGACCTGCGTCGCGGCCCGCACCGGGCGCTCAAGCCCACCACCATCCCGGCCGGGGGTATTGACGGGGTGACCGTCGTCCTTGTCGACGACGTGCTCTACTCCGGCCGCACCATCCGCGCCGCCCTCGACGCGTTGCGCGACATCGGTCGGCCCGAGAACATCCAGCTCGCGGTCCTCGTCGACCGGGGCCACCGTCAGCTGCCCATTCGCGCGGACTACGTGGGCAAGAACCTGCCCACCTCCCGGGCGGAGGACATCACCGTGCTGCTCGAGGCCATTGACGGCCGGGACGCGGTCGAGCTGATCCACCACGAGGACACCCGCGAGGAGAACCCGCGATGA
- a CDS encoding TIGR01777 family oxidoreductase translates to MSLTTSHVVPADRERVWDWHTRPGAMARLTPPFLPLTPLTQADKLSDGTSVFALPAGLKWTSRHDLSNFRRGHRFTDVCTSAPVKMLANWRHVHDFADHPDGTLVTDTVTTRMPGSTLASFFAYRQHQLINDIAFLNRMEHLQPDRPLTIALTGSRGLVGRALNAQLSTAGHHVIRLVRKNAKPGQRYWDTFSPDPHLLDGVDVVVHLAGEPFYGRFNDAHKKVIRDSRIEPTRRLAQLVADSPTVTTMVSGSSIGYYGYDRGEEVLDESAERGEGFLADVVSDWEAATAPAEAAGKRVLRVRTGSVMSGRSGMLPVLKALSATGLGGSFGDGNFWFSWISLDDLTDLLFRAVIDNDLRGVVNGVSPHPVLNRDLTAALAKQLRRPVKIPVPSLGPTILLGKEGAQQLALADQRVVPATLVDAAHTFRYPDITTALAHELGGEELAGPGVVEEPDTTQE, encoded by the coding sequence GTGAGCCTGACCACCAGCCACGTCGTCCCCGCCGACCGCGAGCGGGTGTGGGACTGGCACACCCGCCCGGGGGCGATGGCCCGGCTCACCCCGCCGTTCCTGCCCCTGACCCCGCTCACGCAGGCGGACAAGCTCTCCGACGGCACCTCCGTCTTCGCCCTCCCGGCCGGCCTCAAGTGGACCTCCCGGCATGACCTGTCCAACTTCCGCCGCGGCCACCGCTTCACTGACGTGTGCACCTCCGCGCCAGTGAAGATGCTGGCCAACTGGCGCCACGTCCACGACTTCGCCGACCACCCGGACGGCACCCTGGTCACCGACACCGTGACCACCCGCATGCCCGGGTCCACCCTGGCCAGCTTCTTCGCCTACCGCCAGCACCAGCTCATCAACGACATCGCCTTCCTCAACCGGATGGAGCACCTCCAGCCGGACCGGCCGCTGACCATCGCGCTCACCGGCTCCCGGGGCCTGGTCGGCCGCGCCCTCAACGCCCAGCTGAGCACCGCCGGCCACCACGTCATCCGCCTGGTGCGCAAGAACGCGAAACCGGGCCAGCGCTACTGGGACACCTTCTCCCCCGACCCGCACCTGCTCGACGGGGTCGACGTCGTCGTCCACCTCGCCGGCGAACCCTTCTACGGCCGTTTCAACGACGCCCACAAGAAGGTCATCCGCGACTCCCGCATCGAACCGACCCGCCGCCTGGCCCAGCTGGTCGCCGACTCCCCCACCGTGACCACCATGGTCTCCGGTTCCTCCATCGGCTACTACGGCTACGACCGGGGCGAGGAGGTCCTCGACGAGTCCGCCGAGCGCGGCGAGGGCTTCCTCGCCGACGTGGTCAGCGACTGGGAGGCCGCCACCGCCCCCGCCGAAGCCGCCGGCAAGCGGGTCCTCCGGGTCCGCACGGGATCGGTCATGTCCGGGCGCAGCGGCATGCTCCCGGTCCTCAAGGCCCTGTCCGCCACCGGCCTGGGCGGCAGCTTCGGCGACGGCAACTTCTGGTTCTCCTGGATCAGCCTGGACGACCTCACCGACCTCCTCTTCCGCGCCGTCATCGACAACGACCTCCGCGGCGTGGTCAACGGCGTGTCCCCCCATCCCGTGCTCAACCGCGATCTCACCGCCGCTCTGGCGAAACAGCTGCGCCGACCGGTGAAGATCCCCGTCCCCTCCCTCGGCCCCACCATCCTGCTGGGCAAGGAGGGTGCGCAGCAGCTGGCGCTGGCCGATCAGCGGGTGGTCCCCGCGACGCTTGTCGACGCCGCGCACACCTTCCGCTATCCGGACATCACCACCGCACTGGCCCACGAACTCGGCGGCGAGGAGCTCGCCGGTCCCGGCGTGGTGGAGGAGCCTGACACGACCCAGGAGTAG
- a CDS encoding YbjN domain-containing protein has translation MSSNTDITPVTIQRVADAMSGFDVQLDVHEGNDVASANLNGLPVTFAVLGSVALVRADTVTEQTLADADPTLYLASNQVNCVSFGARASVMDRGENLIVRTEREFSIAAGLTDAQLSATLRDAVDAVLATQDGVKVAAEELAELRAAVEKQLDEHQNS, from the coding sequence ATGAGCAGTAACACCGACATCACCCCCGTCACCATCCAGCGGGTGGCCGACGCCATGTCCGGGTTCGACGTCCAGCTCGACGTCCACGAGGGCAACGACGTCGCCTCCGCGAACCTCAACGGACTGCCCGTCACCTTCGCGGTCCTCGGCTCCGTCGCCCTCGTGCGCGCGGACACCGTCACCGAGCAGACCCTCGCCGACGCCGACCCGACGCTCTACCTGGCCAGCAACCAGGTCAACTGCGTGAGCTTCGGCGCCCGCGCATCCGTCATGGACCGCGGCGAGAACCTCATCGTCCGCACCGAACGCGAGTTCAGCATCGCCGCGGGCCTGACCGACGCCCAGCTGTCGGCGACGCTGCGCGACGCTGTTGACGCCGTCCTGGCCACCCAGGACGGCGTCAAGGTCGCGGCGGAGGAACTGGCGGAGCTGCGCGCGGCCGTCGAGAAGCAGCTCGACGAGCACCAGAACTCCTAG